AGCGGCATTAGTCAGTTGAAGATTTAAAGCCGCTCCGCCCATTGTAGAAAGCCAGAGAAAAGAGAGAAGGGTGGGTGCAATCAGAACACCCATGACAAATTCACGAATCGTGCGACCCCGGGAAACGCGGGCAATGAACATTCCCACAAAAGGAGACCAAGAAATCCACCAGCCCCAATAAAAGACCGTCCAGCTATTTTGCCAAGTGCTCTCTTCACCGGAAGCAAAGGATTCTGTCCAGAAACTGAGCATCGGAAATCGAGCAACATAATTGCCAATATTTTGGACAAAGGTATCAAAAATAAAGAGGGTCGGTCCTAAAACCAGGACAAATACCATAAACGTTGCAGCCAGATAAAGGTTCCACTCACTGAGTCGACGCACCCCACCATCTAAACCCGCAACTACAGATAAGGTGGCAAAGCTTGTAATAATCGCAATTAAAGTGACCTGGGTGATAACCCCTTCATTAATTGCTGGAATGAGAAAACTTAACCCAGCTGCAACCTGTTGTACCCCTAAGCCGAGGGAAGTTGCTAAACCAAATAAGTCAGCAACAACGGCAAGAATATCAATGACATGACCGGGCCATTCGTAAATCCGTTCTCCGAGTAGGGGATAAAAAACGGAGCGCATTGTTAAGGGCAGTCCGCGGTTGAAGGCAAAAAAGGCAAGTCCTAAACCCACTAAGGCATAGAGTCCCCAAGGATGCAGTCCCCAATGATAAAACGTTAGGGTCATTGCTGTTTCTGCTGCATCGGGGGTTCCTGCTGCGGAGCCAAATATGGGTGGGGGGCTAGTGAAGTGGAACATCGGTTCCCCCACACTCCAAAACATTAAACCGATTCCCATACCCGCACTCAAGAGCATCGCAAACCAAGCAAAGGTAGAAAATTCAGGTTTAGCATCTTGTCCACCAAGGCGAATTCTGCCAAATTTACTAAAGGCAAAAATCAAGATGACACCAAGAAAAATATTCGCAGCGAGGATATAAAACCAGCCACCATAAGTCGCAATACTATTGAGAGTGGCGTTAAAAACGGAAGAGGCTTGTTCCTTAAATACTAAGGTAAGGACAATAAAAAGAAGTACCAAACCCCCAGAGATGGGTGCGACTTGGGGATGAAGATCAAATCCCCATTTTTGGAAGTTGGTATCGCCAGGATAACGTTCTGT
Above is a window of Cyanobacteria bacterium GSL.Bin1 DNA encoding:
- a CDS encoding BCCT family transporter; this translates as MVKQSKRPDFEEELLEETTERYPGDTNFQKWGFDLHPQVAPISGGLVLLFIVLTLVFKEQASSVFNATLNSIATYGGWFYILAANIFLGVILIFAFSKFGRIRLGGQDAKPEFSTFAWFAMLLSAGMGIGLMFWSVGEPMFHFTSPPPIFGSAAGTPDAAETAMTLTFYHWGLHPWGLYALVGLGLAFFAFNRGLPLTMRSVFYPLLGERIYEWPGHVIDILAVVADLFGLATSLGLGVQQVAAGLSFLIPAINEGVITQVTLIAIITSFATLSVVAGLDGGVRRLSEWNLYLAATFMVFVLVLGPTLFIFDTFVQNIGNYVARFPMLSFWTESFASGEESTWQNSWTVFYWGWWISWSPFVGMFIARVSRGRTIREFVMGVLIAPTLLSFLWLSTMGGAALNLQLTNAANIAGAVQENVATAMFVMLDNFPLTALSSIVGILLVTIFFVTSSDSGSLVVDNLTSGGKLDSPVPQRVFWAVMEGVVAAVLLLGGGLTALQTAAIATGLPFAIVLLVMCYSLNRGLSQELRELEMAELREAEARREEKIAAIMSSRQEARFAQDE